From the genome of Dermochelys coriacea isolate rDerCor1 chromosome 1, rDerCor1.pri.v4, whole genome shotgun sequence:
ATTGGGGGCTGGGACCCTTcaaggggtcatgaggttattgcATGGAGGGTCGCGAGCTGTtggcctccaccccaaaccctggtttgcctccagcatttataatggggttaaatatataaaaaagtgtttttaatgtacaagtggggttgcactcagaggcttgctgggTGAAAGGGTCTCCAAATCCAAAGTCTGAGAACCTCTGTGCTAAGCAGTCCGGTAGCACATCCCAGGGTACTTAACTCTGCATTAAGCTGAGTTGAGCCTGTCTAGTTTCTTGCCAGTTCATCCATCTGACTCTCTCAGAAGCTTGTCAGGTGGACTGCTCTTGAGCTGGATACAGTACTTTGAGTACTTTCAGGGTCCACAGCTCCATTCCTTGACATCTGTTAAATATTCACTGTACCAAGAAGGGTTTTTCCTCATTAAAAGTTATGCAGAGATGGAAAAAGAGGAATTAttgtagggccagattgtgatgcCCTTTCGCCTCAAatagtccctttgaaatcagcAGATCTAAGACCTTTATTCACACTGAATAGTATATCACAATCTAGCAGTTAATTATGTGGATAGCActttcaaacacacacatacgTGACTTAGCCTGAAAGTCCCATTTGCAAAAGTGACTTGCTGCATGTCCAACTGCAGGACAGAGGTACAGCTACAGTGCTGTAGTGCCATAATGAGGATGCTTGGTATTTTTCCCTTGACGTAGtgttaatccacctctcccagaggcggtagctaggtcaatggaagaatttttctatcGATGTATCCGCATATACCGTGCGGGAGGGGAGTTAGGTCAATCTACCTACGTTacactttgtgactttgtcctcacccataactgtttcacatttggagacaatgtataccttcaaatctgcggcactgcgatgggtacccgcatggccccacagtatgccaacattttcatggctgacttagaacaacgcttcctcagctctcgtcccctgatgcccctactctatttgtgctacattgatgacatcttcatcatctggacccatggaaaagaagcccttgaggaattccaccatgatttcaacaatttctatcccaccatcaacttcagcctggaccagtccacgcaagagatccacttcctggacactacggtgctaataagcgatggtcacataaacaccaccctatactggaaacctactgaccgctattccgacCTACATGCCtgcagctttcacccagatcacaccacacaatccattttctacagccaagctctgtgatacaaccgcatttgctccaacccctcagacagagacaaacacctacaagacctctatcatgcattcttacaactacaatactcacctgctgaagtgaagaaacagattgacagagccggaagagtacccagaagtcacctactacaggacaggcccaacaaagaaaacaacagaacgccactagccatcaccttcagcccccaactaaaacctctccaacgcatcatcaaggatctacaacctatcctgaaggacaacccatcactctcacagatcttgggggacaggccagtccttgcttacagacagctccccaacctgaagcaaatactcaccagcaaccacacatcacacaacagaaccactaacccaggaacctatccttgcaacaaagcccgttgccaactgtgcccacatatctattcaggggacaccatcatagggcctaatcacatcagccacgctatcagaggctcgttcacctgcgcatctaccaatgtgatatgtgccagcaatgcccctctgctatgtacattggtcaaactggacagtctctatgtaaaagaataaatggacacaaatcagacatcaagaattataacattcaaaaaccagtcagagaacacttcagtctctctggtcactcgattacagacctaagagtggctatccttcaacaaaaaagcttcaaaaagagactccaacaagagactgctgaattggaattaatttgcaaactggatacaattaacttaggcttgaatagagactgggagcggatgggtcattacagaacgTAAAActattcctccccccctcccccctgttcctcagatgtttttgtcaaatgctggaaatggcccaccttgattatcactacaaaaggttttcttcctccccctcccccccccccccacgctggtaatagctcatcttaagtgatcactctccttacagtatgtataataacatccattgtttcatgttctctgtgtatataaatcatctccccactgtattttccactgaatgcatccgatgaagtgagctgtagctcacaaaagtttaagctcaaataaatttgttagtctctaaggtgccacaagtactcctttttctttttacgttACACAggctgtgaaatttttcacagacctgTGTGATGCAACTAGGTTAATCTACTTTGGAATttaaggactggtctacactgaaaagttacattgcATAGCTACATctttcagaggtgtgaaaaatccacacctctgagatATGTAGGTAAGCCAATTTAACTCTGGTATAGACAGCGCTAGCTCTACAGAaggattcttctgttgacctagctaccacctcttggggagatggaagAACCCCTCCAATTGCTGTAGTAAGTAtccacactgaagtgctgcaCTCCTGCAGCAGTGTTGATATAATTGTGCTgctatagcattttaagtgtagacatagcctaagtctcattgaaaatctATCAAACTAAGggctacactaggaaattaggttgtaTGAATCGATAGCTCCTTCCCTTATGGGTGGGAGGCCTTTATCAATGGGTGGATCCATACCTGCCCATCCCCAGTGCCTCAGTAGACCAGgaatatattaatttttaaagtagtATTAGGCCACGCCTGATAAGACTCTGAAAATGTACTCTGAATATGTAGCATACCATATGTGTAGATAACTGGGGGGATTAGCCACCCGCAtattccttcctccccccgccccccccccaaaaaagcaagaAACAGTGAGTTTGGAACAGAAGCTCATTTATCTCACTTTATTAAAAGTGGACAAATTTAGACTTAGTACAAAACTACACACAGTGACATTCAACAGCTATTATTTAACTCCTCGCCCCCTCAAATAAAAAAAGTTGTCTACACCCTCATAATACATTGAATATACTGTGGCCTTACTAATTTTGGTTACATTCTCTTTTGAGTCACCCTCTATATGTCTACAATATACAGCTTCCTTTATTCTTagccacttttttttcttcaaatcacTCCAGATGTATTCTGTTGGATGCCAGTCAGGTGACTGTACAGGTGAAAACGCCCACTGCTTTAACGCTTTCTCCAAGAAAATATATGCATCATTGATGTGTACTCTAattcagtggctttcaaccttttttcatttgtggacccttaaaaactttcaaatggaggtgcggacccctttggaaatcttaaacatatTCTGCGATTCCCccattgaaaaccactgctttaattcATTGTGCTTTTTGAAAAACAGGTACTCTTGCTCCCTATAGGAAGACTCAGTTCTAATATCGCTTCATGTATTGCACTCACTTTTATGCTATTAATGAAACACAGGTTACCAATACGTTTATAAGACCCCGCCCATGCAAGTGGAATAATGTtctttttggactgctgctgcttttgtatAGTGCCAATGCATCTTAAAAAGAGTTGCACATGGGGTTGACACCTCCAGTGCAATCATTGGCTCACTGCTACAGTAAAACAAATCCAACCTTTGTATCAGAGTGATGCATGTTAatttgtggcaacttagagactaacaaatttatttgagcataagctttcgtgagctacagctcacttcattggatgaagtgagctgtagctcacgaaagcttatgctcaaataaatttgttagtcgctaaggtgccacaagtactccctttctttttgcgaatacagactaacgcgactgctactctgaaacatgttaatttgtatttttatcacacaatttttgttccaaaaaaattcagaaactcAAAACTGTTTTAAGCATATTTTAATGCTCCTCCAGTCTGGTATGGGTATTGTTGTTGTGTTCTGTCTTTTGGTTCCCACCGCCCCCTCCATTCAAATTTTCACCTTGGGAAGTCTCCCACTTTGATTGACAATGCACTGCCTGTTCTGTTGCAGTGGCTGCAGTTCATTTAAAGCTTCTGGCTTATTTTGAGCCCAACCGTGCTCTGACTTTCTGTAAATATGATAAGATGTACCTGAGGTCAGAGTTCAACACTTTGCCCCCAGTCAAATGATACTTTAGGACTGGGAATGAGGGGGGGGAAAGTATTTGTTAATGAATGCAGCTGTTTGCCTCATTGACTATTCTTTAAACTTttggtctttttctttttctacatGTGTCTGCAAACTCTGACAGATGCTAAAGCCAGATGCCCAACTATATGATTTATTTACAATTCTAATTAAATCCTTAATTGTTGCTAATGCCTTTAATACCTGGCACTTATTAAAAGTAAACAGCAGGGTGCATGCCAATAACAAAGCACAGCCGCAGTTTCTCATTTCCCATTATAGGTGCTGCTGACCTAATTTGGAGATACTGTGGATTTTTAGCCATGTTCGGACTTGGTACCAATAAGTCCCAATAATACATTACATATTTATCAGAAAATCAGGACTTTGAGctctctttaaaatatatttttaagttagCTGGCTATTTCAAATTCTGGTCTCTGTTGATAACGCCGGCAGAGAGCCTCTTCTGAATCACTTTAATTCTTGTGTGTTTGTTAAAAAATAAGCCCACATATCCTACCCCTAGTCCAACacgcgatttaaaaaaaattgtaaatgcaTATGCATTTCTTCAGAATGGACCCATTTGTAACTCTGTTCCAGTGAAAACAGTGGGTAATAGGACTAAGACACTCAGCAGATTTTGGAATCCTCTTTCTGAACTCAACTGATGTTTGAAGTCCTTGTGTTGCAATTGTCtgataaaaatcagtttttattaaGACTTTCTGACTAGTGCCTGAAAGCTGGTGAAGAGAAAAGAGGAAGGGCATATTAATTCTGGgtttcctcctctcctttcctgtgCGTGGAAAGGGTGTCTGTCTCTCCTTCACCCTAGCTGGAGCTGTAGCAGAGGGATAATCTTTCAAACTTTATATTTTTGCCTTTCAGAGTTAAATAATTGCTTGTTTTACATTTAACATGTATCTTAACGTGTTGTGTGGCTGTTGGAACCCCCTCATTAGTCCTTACAGTCCTTAATTGGCATGTACCCTTTAATTGACAGCATTTTTAGTTGTCAAAAGTGATCAAGATGAAACTGAGAGACTCCCCCTCTTCATGAAGTGGCATCTCTTAAACCCTGTATAACTGATGAAATAGCACATCAAAGTCTAGACTGGTCTTGCATGGAGTGTGTGGAGCTCTGATTTCAGCTAATGTGATACGAGTTGTTTATAGTCTTGTGTTTGACATGCGTGTTAAGATACTTGCAATACAAAATAAGACTCATTGCACGGTAAAGTATTGGACCCAGCTTTGGAGTCAGATGTATTTTAGGCTAAGAGCAGGAGAATGAAGGTGTTTTTGTCCAttctaggagaaaaaaaatcaagagaattTTCTTAGTAAAACTATTTTATAAGGGCTAGACTGAAAGGTTCCCCCAGTGACTAGCAATATAAGCCAGTCTTTGCAAAGAGTCTTAAGAAATTCTCAGCTGCGAGTCTGCTTGCCTTTTGGGTGAATTCATGGACACTGCCAAGATATAGGAAAGGCCCCTCTGCTGGACTGACTTTCAGCATTAAAAGGAATATTAAATCCTGTTTATCTTAGTGCAGCATGCATTAACACTATCCCATGCAAAAAACTTAATTTAATTTACAGTTAAGTTTGTGATAATAAAATATAGCCTTTATACCAAACACACAAAAGGGACActacattttttttgtaaaaagccAAGAAGTTCTAAGCTCTAAAAATGGAGTAAACAAATAACTTAAATAAATGTTCCATTTCCCTTACAGTTCAGACATTTAGTTAATGATGGCATCAGCATGTGAAAATGTGCAACCAGTTCTATTAATGGCCATAGCTTTCTGACAAGAACATGTtttcggggttttttttttaccagtgacTGGTGCTGTGTTTATGCTGCTGGAAGAGTGAGTTATattctgttccactttgtacagTGAATACAATTTCTAGCtaagttttgatttcaaaatcattactgttgtttttcttttttttttttttttaaaaagcaccacaCAGATTTCCAGAAATGAGGCCAAACTTGCAGTATTGATAATCAGAAAAATCTTATTAGCATTTGTACATCAAGCAAGCTTAATCTGAAATTTAATGATAAGGGCCAGAGTTTTACTTGGAGTAGCTGGATTctaagcactttggaaaatctggatGTATATTTCTGAGGAAACAAtgggtatttcccccccccccccaggtgtgATTGAGACCTGAGTTTCTCCTCAGCCTGCAAATGAAAGGAACTATGCACTCCATTTCCCTCTTACTCTTTCTTTAAACCTCATGGACTGAAGTGATCTGTTTCTTTAGCGCCCAGCAACCGCTATCCCAAGCCTGGGACCTAAATTTACATTCTGTGCAAAGTAGCATAACTAGGCCAGACCAGAAATCTATTGATGCACTGTTTCCTTACAATCTCCTTAGCCCATATGTTTTGTAGCCCACTTCATTTGCGTGTGTCCTATGATTTCCCCTatctccttccacccccccaacccagcaTCTATAATTCTTAGTATTTGTATTGTGAGAGCTTCTGTCATAGACCAGTACCCTCCTTGTGCTAAGAGAtgtacaatattaaaaaaaaaaaaaaaagatttttcctaTGCCATTATATTCCCCAGGTTTTAATGGACTTACTATGATTTATCTGGTAATGGGTGTGCAAGGAACTTTACAGAACAAAAGACCAAGCTCTGCACCAAAGATTTCTTGGAATTGTAAGAGAACAGTGATAAAGAAAAGTCTCATTCTGATGGTGGTGTTTTTATAGAAGCCAGGGTATAAATGGGTACATTgttgaaggaagagagagagcttCGGGGAGAGTAGTATAAAACTTacgagtagagctggttgaaattttttgcatgaaaaaactttaatgaaatattattttacatttcctggggggtggggttggcaaatttttcctttttttaaccaATGTTTTTACCAGAATCTCTTTTtgaaatagttaatttttttCGACCACCAAAACCACCTGCATTCTCTTAATGAAAACAAGATTTCAGAAAATGATTTGGGAAAAATCTCCATTTTGAAGcctgtgaaatgaaaatttttgaaatggtttccatGATTTCCCTGccatcaccattttttttttccaacctcCTCTATGGCCGAGTGGTCATACATTCTGTGCTAGTGAGGGGGAAATGTTAAACTCCTTGtaatttattttgtcttttttttttttctttttttcctcttaagcTTGGTTTTGCTCTTGGCAATGTGGTTGGGATGTATCTGGCTCAGAATTATGatgtaagtattattatttattgtagtagtagtagtattttgcAGAAGCGGCCCTACCTGTTTTACTAGCCAGGGCAGAAAATACTTTGAGGGCCCCTTCCACAAGAAGTTGAGctcaaacaaaccaacaaaaaaagctGGCCAATAAGCAGAGCAAAAATGACCAGCCAATCAgaataaagcaaaaaaacccaatccCAAAACAAATCCACATGGCACAATGATATGGCATCCCATGGAAGTGGGCAACCATCTTGCCCACACCTAGAACTGGCcttgatttatttgtattacagttatGCTtagaggtcccagctgagatcagggccccattatgcagATGTTGCACAAACACATATTAAGATACAGTCTCTGTCCTGAAGAggagcttatagtctaaacagacaaagcagGGGAAAATGGTGGCTCAGAAAAGTGaaaagacttgcccaagatcacacagctggtcagtggcagagcaaggattaGAACCAGCTCTCCTAACTCCTAGTTTAGTGCCCTGTCTCATAGGCTACACTAGCTGCCACACAGTTCTATTTCTTTATGTATGAAAGTTTGATAGCGACTTGTATATCTCCCTCCTATGAATGATGAAAATGGAATTGTCAGGAGTGTTTGGGAGGGCTCAACCTGTTGAGTTCTGCTTGGAATTTTATGTAGACCTGaactcttccttttcttctttgactgAAGTTTTCTGAACATGAATTAAGGGGAGATTTTTGTCTTCCAAGAATTTGGAGCAGAAGCCTTGAGGCTGAGCCTCCAGACTTCGGTAgcatcaatggaactactcacatatGTACAGATTTGAGGATTTAGTAGATCTAAAATTAAAAACCTACTGTCCAATTAGAAATTGTATATTTAAAACATTCCTTACCTGTGCTACTAATGCTACcttaaaattaaaagaatctAAGGGTGAGATCCACAAATGTATTTACATTCCTAAACCCCAGACTTAGGTATCTAAGTCCCGGTATTGGCTCCATTACGATGCACAAAACTTTCTCTGAACTCTGTAGACACCTAAACTGTCACTGTGcctaaatatcagaggggtagccatgttagtctgtatccacaaaattaatgagttcggtggcaccttaaagactaacagatttatttgggcataagctttcatgggtaaaaaacccccacttcttcagatgtcaCTGTGCCTAAGAAACGTTTTACTGCAAAACATTAGGAGCTTACATTTCTGCCTCTGAACAAGTTCGCTGGCGAGCCTGCTAGGCGTACATGCACCTGTGTCTTGCCTAAGCCGCAGAGTGACTCACAAACCAGAGGACAATGGGTGTTCAGATATCTGACTCACCTAAGGGGCCAGATCTGGTAGcagtgctcagaggctgcctaccagaTCGGGTCCCGTTCAAAATCCAGTTgaaggaggagaaggtggtggtATTGCCACTCCAGTGATTAGAGCTCTCGCTTaggatgtgggagagccaggtttgttttccccctctctgccaaAAGTGGGGAAAGGATTTTAACAgagatctcccacctctcaggagagtgtcCTAATCACTAgtttatgggatattctgatgtggggctacCTCCATCTATCctgtttgaagctgttccactctggctaattaataataaatgactGCTTATGTATTTATCCACCACAACCACGCCCTCTTCCTCTGGCCATTTTAGGTGCCTGCCTTACTCCACACAACTCAAGAAACAAGTTAGGCATCTAAGCCAGCTGACTCCAGGCAGTGGGTTTCCATTCTTTGATTGCTAAAGAGAGAttgtctccctgcagcctggtcTTAGGTGATTATCTCTGAGAAGGGCTGGGGTTAccatgccccccccagccccctgtcagcatctcccattgcctggcttaggtggctccctgcctactGTGCTGttttttgtggatcacagtctaAATgtatagtgagctgtagctcacgaaagcttatgctctaataaatttgttagtctctaaggtgccacaagtactccttttctttttgcgaatacagactaacacggctgctactctaaagtctAAATGTATGTCTACATTAGCAATGTtacagccagaggtgaaagtaagctggtccaATCTGCTCCGGAGTAGCAGCTGACCGTACCGGCggggggcagcttccccaggctggtgatttaaagggcccagggctccatcCACCACTACCgcagtggagccctgggccctttaaatcgcttcCAGAGTCCCAGGGTAGCGGCGGCGGCTTTAAATCGCCACCAGAGCtgccgcagctggagccccagccctttaaatctcaGTGTAAAGGGTCtgggggatttaaaggccccgcctcttccgattgaggccccgccccccactgctcaggactccagcctACCGGTAAGTCCTTGAAGTTACTTTTACCCCTAGTTACAGCAGGACAGCTGCAGCGCCACTCAGTGTAGATACTTACGACAGCAATGGAAGAAACTCCTCCCCATTGCTGAGGTAAATCCATCTtttccaagaggtggtagctaggttgacagaagaattcttccatgaaCTAGggcttaggtcagtttaactatgtctCTTGGGCATATtaatttttcccacccctgagcaATTGTGGCTAGTCAACTTAACTTTAGAGCATAGACTAGCCCTAAGGCGCCTGTCTTTTcctattcattgtatagggaacctgggtgcctaactcagctTGTTGGATTATAGTGTGTTTCTGTGACTGTCTGGGTGTCTTTGCTCAGCATTGtgacacctaaatccctttttgaacctcatcctAAATTCCTTTCATCATTTGTGACCTGTGTACTTTTGCTTTTCACTcatcttggacaatgaaaataatcCAGAGTTTAATTTTCCTCATACATTAACAGAATCCTGCTATCTCGGTGTTGCAAATGCTGTAAGGGAATGGTATTCCTTAAcaataaattgtttgtttttaaatcagggaAATTTCATTAAGCTAGGTTTTGTTAaagcttgtttttacaaaacctaTACTGTAATTTAGACCTAAATTCACCTGAGTGTATGTTGCATATGTAATTAATGAAAGCATGAAGTATAATCATTTTCCTGCAGTACAACTGAAGTGTCACCACAAGAGGGCTAGTTCTGCTTTTAATTCAGAAGAAGTTCTCCCCGGTGATGTAAAACTGATTTGCTAGCATGAATCATGTATTTGAGTGTTACAGTATCTAAGATAATTTTCCACATGGTTGATCGTAAAAGCCCCAATTATACAAACAGGGTGATTAAATGTAAAAGTTAGGATGTTTTTTCTCTGCAAGAGCGTGTTTGGCATGTGTGTAAAATTTCTTTAGATAGGGAGCTCTTTTGGGAATAGGCCTAAGAGTAAATTAAACAAGGAGTTTAAGCAGTATTATCACCCCTACAGATGCTGCTAGGGAACGTAAAGGTAATTCAATGTGTAACTTTTCATAACGAAATTCAAAAGCTTCAACGTTCTGCTCTTTCATATGTTGTCCCCAATCCTACAAatgcttatgcatgtgcttatctgtaagcatgtgagtagccctaTTGACATCATTGAGACTACTTACTTGCTAAAACTGAAGTATATGTACAAATATATGTAGTTTGGGGGACTTAGTTTCAGTTTCACAAAATTGGTCCaatttgcccccaccccacccccctgcaaaaATATTTCTGACATTTCCCATATGGCTAACCTGACCACTCAAGTCATGAGTTAAGCCCCAAAAAATCGTGAAATTTGGCTGAAAAATCGTAACccaaaatgcatatttttattcatgttttatTTGCCTTTGGTGTTTGACGGTTTATTTCCCGTTTGGGTCTCATCTACTAACtgttctccacaaccatgagagctagaaccTTAatacaaaagctgagattctcgcATAATCAGTTAACTTGGGGAGCTGTAGCtttgaggggaaaagaaaacaaattttgtatGATTGCCACTAAAATAAAGAATTTGCAGCATGGCATTTGCCATTATCAGTCAAAAATTTTGATTGGTTCATTTTCAGTCTAAAATGCTTCTATTTTTAAGGGGAGACTGCTGGAGTTTAGCAACTGAACTTGATCTTTagaacaattttaatttttttctttaaagtgtgAAATTTCAAAAGGTTGCAGATTTCAGTGCAAAAATTGACATGGGAGACATTTTTGGGGCCAAAAAATAGAGCAGAATAAATACTTTTGACATCTTGCAAAAAACATTTTCCTCCTTTTGCACAGCTCTCCTTATAGGTTTTAACTAAGACTAGAAGGAACCGATGTGTTTATTTACTCTGACTTCCTACATtatacaggccatagaaattcTCATTACACTTTGGTATTTTCAGAAGAATGTGTTAATATTATTGAGTTGGTGTTTTCTGGGGCCTGCTCTTTGGCAGTTCATTTTCTTCCGGTGAGGTAGACAGGCTGTTCCTTTAAATGTCCTATGTACTCCTTTATATGTCCATCCTTCTTTCCCATtcccagcaacaacaaaaattaccccAAATTAGGTCTAACTCTCCTTCCATCCAAAAAGATCTGGATGAGACTCCATCTGGGGTACATCAGCACCACCACTGAGTTGACTAGAAAGGGTTGCTTAACATGTCTGCAAGCCACTTCTTCCTTGCCCCACCTCATGGTACTGAGCATGCTGCTTCTGTCCAGGGTAGTCCTGTGGAGTGGGTCCAAGGAGCCAGGTCTTTTTATATAAAGTGTAACGCTAACAACAGTTTTTCTCGCATTCCTTAATTAATCAACTAAACAGCTGATGAtgtctaacttttttttgtttaaaaaaaaaaaaaaaaaagattcctgaCCTTGCAAAGAAACTTGAAGATATTAAAAGAGATGTGGAAGCTAAGAAGAAACCTCCCAGTGACAAATCCTAAGCCACTGATGTTGCCCGGATCATCTCCAAACAAATTTCAAGGATGTAATTCCCCTTCAAGCTACAAATTCCAAGTAGAAGTGTGGCTTTTGGGGATTTCCTCCACTTCCAGTCTCCCAGAACCTGAGCTGAAGTGCAATCATGAATGTGCGGTGAGACCTAACATCAGGAGTTTCAGGGAACCTGATTCTGAGCTGATGTAACTGGAAAAGAAAGTTTGGATTTTCTTGCTGTTACCTAATATTTTATAATCAATTTTTATATGGCTCAGCTGGAGATCACTGCAAATCCTACAGTTATTCTTACCTGATGCTTTATAAAATTAATGCTTAAAATGcctcaaaagaaattaaaacaaatgtatcCAGAAGTCACTTCTGAAGAATTCTTTTGTTCCGAGTTTTATATTACTCCACTGTCCTTTCTTTAATCCTCCTGTGTGGGACTGAATCATGGATAATTTCAGTCCCTGTGCTGGAGATGGAATGAGAGCTTTCTGAGTGTCCAGTGAATTTACATGTAAAGTTGTCTGTTTCCACTGTTGTATATTATCTTGTTTTTGGCTCAAAAGGATGTAAAAGACTACCAACTTTAACCTACATTTTACCTTCACtggtttttctttctctgctctGTTGCATTGCCTCACCCCATTTCATTttcactcctttcccctccccttggtCACTTTGGAACACTTATCTTAGGCTGTGGATGATGAATCAGCAGTTGACTAAGTGAATTTGAGTCCTCTTCTAAAAATGGTTAAGCGTACAGCCCTTTTGCATCCTCTCCTTATTATCTCAAACAGCTCTCTTCCCCGGGATGAGAGGATTAGCACACTGAGTGTAGTATTTGACACACCTTACCAGTCCTTCAGCCCCCTGCATTGCCTACAAACCTTTTCTTTTGTAATTGGACAGTAATTTTAGTATGTAT
Proteins encoded in this window:
- the STMP1 gene encoding short transmembrane mitochondrial protein 1 encodes the protein MLQFLLGFALGNVVGMYLAQNYDIPDLAKKLEDIKRDVEAKKKPPSDKS